CGTTAGCGATTTGGCTCATTTTAAATCGTGTTTTATTAACACTTTCTAAAAGTTTTAGGCATTTTTCATAGATAAATTCATCTGAGTAGCTGAATTCTGTCTTATTGATAGCAACAATTTCTTGTCTTAAATGAATAATGTAATCATAAAGCCCATTGGCGTTATCATCTTTCCAACAAAGTAAAATAGGGATTTCTTTGACAGATAGGGGGGCTAGATGGGCATTTTTGAGTCGTTTTAAAAGCGAGAGCAATAGTTTGAGGGGGTTGTTATGGTTTAAATTTTTTTTGTAAGGGTTTCCTACTTCATATTTAGACAGAGCGTTTAAAAATATAGCCCCAACTACGCTTTCATCAACGCTTTCTTTAAAAGCATCGTTTTCTTTATCGTAATAAGCAAGAATAAGCATCTTAGCGCTATCGCTGATGAGTATTTTCTCATATTTTGCATAGTAGCAAAAACCAAACTCACACATAAGCTTATACCAAGTGTCAAACCGACTTTCCCATCCATGCTCAAAGCCCATCTCTTTATGATTTTGTGGGGATATTTCTATAATGCACTCTAATTCTTCATCGCTAAAGATATATTCATTGGAGTCAAATTTTTCTTTCAATTCTTTATTTTGATTGATAGAAGTAGGTCTATAAAGCCTATGAGCCAAAACGGATTTGATAATTTGCATGATCGTTGAAGATTTAAGGATTTGATTTTCAAACTTTCCTAAAACAGCTAAAAATTGTCCTATTCTTTTAGGGTTTCGCATAGTGGTTGAAAAGCTTAAAATTTTTCGTGCCGGTTTTTTAGTCATAATAATTACCTATAATTAGTTACAAAGATTTCTTGACTATCTTCTTTAATAGTGTTGTCATTATAACTGATATAATTACTTTTGATATTAAAAATATAATATTTTTTAGCCCATTCTTTTAAAATAAAATTAGTCTCTCCCTTGTGATAAATAAGATTGGTTATACCAAATAAAACTCCCTTTTTATCTAGGCCATCTAAAACACCATATAAGGCTATCTCATTATCGCTATCCCATAACTTGTTGTATTCACTATTGGAGATTAAATAAGGGGGGTCAAAATAAACATAATCATCTTTTAAATAAGTGGTGTGGTTAAGGAAATCAATATAATCATCATTGTGAAAAATAATGGTGTTTTGTTGCATAAAATCTATGTAGTTTTTTAGGGCATTATAAACATTTTCATTAAAATCTACATTACCTACAGGTAAATTAAAAAGCCCTTTAGAATTAAATCTAATCATGTGATTAAACCCATAAATTAAAAGTAAATATAAATAGAGCATGTTGTTTTGATTGGAGTTAAAATCAGCCCTTAGTTTTTCATAAGCTAATTTATTGTATTTAGCGTAGTAAGTTTTTATATATTGTTTTTTTAATTCATCAGGGGCCGTAATCCCCTTAAAAGAGAAAGACAAGCCATAATGAATGATGATTTTAGACAATTCATCAAAAAGATCACAAGCATTGAACTTGCTTAAAGTTTTATGTAAATTGATAATATTAGTATCTATGTCATTAGCTAAGTATCTTTTAGCCTTAGTGTTTAAAAACACGCTACCCCCACCCACAAAAGGCTCAATAAATTGATTAATGTTATTTGGGAATAGTTTATTGAGTTGTGGCATGAGTTTATATTTATCCCCTACATAGAAAAAGGGAGAACGAATACCTTTTTTCAAGGTTTCACTTCCACTATAAATAAAAATTCTTTATGCTCTTTAAAATCAGTTTTTCCTGAATTAAAAAAACTATGAGCCTTTTCTTTAACGCTTAATTTTCCTTTTTGGCTTAAAATTTCCACTAAATCTTTAAAGCCTATTTTATTTTGCGAAGAGCTAGACTTAGAATTATAGGTATTATTATAAGTTAAAGCAATCCTTTTACAATCTAGTTTTTCAATTAAATCGCTCAATTCTTTCTTGGCATTAGAGCGACAATATTCGCTCATGTTCTCGCATGATGGCTTTAAAGCTGCTCCATAGAGTTTGGGTTTTTTCCACTGCACTAGGTTTTCATAGAGATGATAAAACCGGCTGTATTGCCTTGAATTGTATGGAGGGTCAATAAAGACTAAGTCTATTTTTAAGGTTTTAGCCAATTCGTTAGCGTTTTTTCTCTCTATCATGATATTTTTATCATGCTTTATAGGGCTAATAAGCTCAAAAATAAATCTATCTTGCAAAATCTCTTTTTTCCTATAAGATTCATAATGCCCTACCGTGTTAGCTATCTTATCCATTGAATAAATCAAGCTTGTTAATAAAATATCTTTATTTAATTTATCTAAATTCAAGCTTTCTATATGCTCTCTAATGCTACCGATTTTGACACAATCTTTATAGCTGAAAAATTTGTCGCTAAAATGTTGGCTAAAATAATTTTCTTCTAGCTTTAAAGCTTGAGTATAATATTCTTTCAGCTCTTCAAGCACCTTAAAATCAGCGTCTTGCCCCATAAAAAAAGCATGATAAATGATTTCATTAGAAAATAAAATATCATTTATAATAATGTTTTTAATGTTAGGAATAGTGGCAAATTGACCAGCTACTACCCCACTTCCGGCAAAAATATCGCACACGCTTTTAATATTATTTAATTTTAAATTCCCAAATACCCACTCTATAAGCTTGGTTTTTGAGCCGATATACCGGCGGTTTTTTAGATTAA
The Helicobacter pylori genome window above contains:
- a CDS encoding DNA adenine methylase, whose protein sequence is MERFNLKNRRYIGSKTKLIEWVFGNLKLNNIKSVCDIFAGSGVVAGQFATIPNIKNIIINDILFSNEIIYHAFFMGQDADFKVLEELKEYYTQALKLEENYFSQHFSDKFFSYKDCVKIGSIREHIESLNLDKLNKDILLTSLIYSMDKIANTVGHYESYRKKEILQDRFIFELISPIKHDKNIMIERKNANELAKTLKIDLVFIDPPYNSRQYSRFYHLYENLVQWKKPKLYGAALKPSCENMSEYCRSNAKKELSDLIEKLDCKRIALTYNNTYNSKSSSSQNKIGFKDLVEILSQKGKLSVKEKAHSFFNSGKTDFKEHKEFLFIVEVKP
- a CDS encoding AlwI family type II restriction endonuclease, translating into MTKKPARKILSFSTTMRNPKRIGQFLAVLGKFENQILKSSTIMQIIKSVLAHRLYRPTSINQNKELKEKFDSNEYIFSDEELECIIEISPQNHKEMGFEHGWESRFDTWYKLMCEFGFCYYAKYEKILISDSAKMLILAYYDKENDAFKESVDESVVGAIFLNALSKYEVGNPYKKNLNHNNPLKLLLSLLKRLKNAHLAPLSVKEIPILLCWKDDNANGLYDYIIHLRQEIVAINKTEFSYSDEFIYEKCLKLLESVNKTRFKMSQIANEAVDEYIRKMRITGLISLRGNGRFIDINTNENNKIDYILQTHKAFKGDYLNDTQANKLAFFNYMSIVDSFLVSVTPISADESVKSSKLNELANTYTKDFIKQELLITCNKQESKDSFLRLIDKPLRLEFLSAIFLKQHFENLSVIPNYKSDDEGLPVYTASGNKPDIVAMDTKAQSYIEVSLIRDRSQSEMIPIARHLKELIKNSTDIREKFSVFVAPNIHDDAKEYAEFAQFKDNINICCYAINDFIKKVENSTEWLQINDDLKA
- a CDS encoding Dam family site-specific DNA-(adenine-N6)-methyltransferase codes for the protein MPQLNKLFPNNINQFIEPFVGGGSVFLNTKAKRYLANDIDTNIINLHKTLSKFNACDLFDELSKIIIHYGLSFSFKGITAPDELKKQYIKTYYAKYNKLAYEKLRADFNSNQNNMLYLYLLLIYGFNHMIRFNSKGLFNLPVGNVDFNENVYNALKNYIDFMQQNTIIFHNDDYIDFLNHTTYLKDDYVYFDPPYLISNSEYNKLWDSDNEIALYGVLDGLDKKGVLFGITNLIYHKGETNFILKEWAKKYYIFNIKSNYISYNDNTIKEDSQEIFVTNYR